CTCGTTGACGGTATCTACACCCGCGTCGGCGCGCTCGACGAACTCGCGCAGGGCCGGTCGACGTTCATGGTCGAGATGCAGGAACTCTCCCGCATCCTGCACGCCGCCACGGAGGACTCGCTCGTGATTCTCGACGAGGTGGGCCGGGGCACCGCGACCTACGACGGCATCAGCATCGCGTGGGCGGCGACCGAGTACCTCCACAACGAGGTGCGCGCGAAGGCGCTGTTCGCGACGCACTACCACGAACTCACGGCGCTCGCCGACCACTTGAGTGGCGTGGCGAACGTCCACGTCGCCGCAGAAGAGCGTGACGGCGACGTGACGTTCCTGCGTACCGTCCGCGAGGGCGCGACCGACCGGTCGTACGGCGTCCACGTCGCCGACCTCGCGGGCGTCCCGGACCCGGTGGTGGAGCGGTCGCGTGACGTGCTCGACCGCCTGCGCGAGGAGAAGGCCGTGGAGGCGAAGGGCTCGGCGAGCGAGTCCGTGCAGGCCGTCTTCGACGTGGACAGCGGCGAGTTCGCGGAAGCAGAGGCTGACGCAGAGGGGGACGGCAGCGAGTTCGAGAGCGCGCTCGATTCGGACGCCGAAGCCGTGCTGGACGACCTCCGAGACGTCGACGTGAACGAGACGCCGCCCGTCGAACTCCTCGGGAAGGTCCAGGACTGGCAGTCGCAGTTGGAGGACTAGCCGTTACCCCTGTCCGACCATCGAGTCCTCGTCCTCCCACTCCTCCTCGCGGAGTTCGTACTTCTGGACTTTTCCGGTGGCCGTCGTCGGGAGTTCGGCGACGAACTCGACGCGCCGGACGGCCTTGTAGGAGGCGAGGTTCTCGCGCGTGAACTCCACGAGGTCGGTCTTCGTGACGCCGGGGTTGTCGGGGTCGCCGGACTCGGGGACGACGAACGCTTTCGGGGTCTCGCCCCAGTCCTCGTGGGGCGACGGGATGACCGCCACCTCGCTGACGGCGTCGTGCTCGAACAGCGCGTCCTCCAGTTCGATGGAGGAGATGTTCTCGCCGCCGGAGATGATGATGTCCTTCTTGCGGTCCTGAATCGAGACGAAGCCGTTCTCGTCGACGACGGCGAAGTCGCCCATGTGGTAGTAGCCCTCGGCGCGCTCGTTGAACGCCTCCTCCGTCGCGTCGGGCTTGTTCCAGTAGCCCTCCATCACCTGATTCCCGGAGACGACGATTTCGCCGATGGTCTCGTCGTCCCACGGCACGTCCTCGCCGTCCTCGTCGACGACCCGGACCTCGGTGCCGAGGAAGCCGATGCCCTGGCGTTTCTTCAGCGAGTAGCGGTTCTCGTCGTCGAGCAAGCGCTTCGCCTCGGAAGTCGTAATCAGGGGGCCGGTCTCGGTGGCGCCGTAGACGTGGACGAGGTCCCACCCGAACTCGTCTTCGACGGTGCGGATGGTCGCCTCCGGCGGCGCGCTGCCGGCGGTGGCGGCGCGCACGTCGGCGCTCCCAGTGGTTTCCACGTCGTGGTCGTCGTAGTAGTTCTGGAGCATGTTCAGCACCGTCGGCGCGGCACAGAGGTAGGAGACGTCCTCCTCGCGGACGGTGTCGAAGATGGATTCGGCGTCGACGCCGCGGGTGCAGACGTGGGTGGCGCCGGCGCCCGTGACGGCGTAGATGTGCCCCCAGCCGTTGACGTGGAACATCGGGAGCGTCCAGAGGTAGGTGTCCGTGTCCCGGACGTTCTGGTGGTAGGAGACGAGGAAGGCGTGCAGCGTCTCGTTTCTGTGGGTGCGACAGACGCCCTTCGGGTCGCCCGTGGTGCCCGAGGTGTAGTTGATGGTGACCACGTCGCCCTCGTCCATCTCGGGGCGGTCGTAGTCCGAGTCGGCGTCCGCGAGCAGGGAGTCGAAGTCCTGCCAGTCGCCCTCGACGGCGTCGGCGTCGTTCGTGACGAACGTCTCGACCGGCACGTCGTCCCGAACGGCCTCCACCTTCTCGGCGTACTCGTAGTCCGCGTAGATGGCCGAGACGCCGGCGTCGTTCAGGATGTACTCGAAGTCCTCGGGTGTCAGCCGGTAGTTCAGGGGCGTGTGGACGGCGCCGGCCTGCATCGCGCCGTAGGCGGCTTCGAGGTGGTAGTGCGTGTTCGGGTCGAGGACGGCGACGCGGTCGCCCTGTTCGACGCCGGCGGACTGGAGGACCGCCGAGAAGCGGTCGGCGCGGTCGCCGAGTTCGTCGTACGTGTAGCGCTCGCCGGTGGTCGCGACGACGGCCGTCTCGTCGCCGTAGTACTTGCGGGCGCGGTCGAGGAAGTCCGTGACGAGGAGTGGTCGCTCCATCTCCCCTAAACGTTCACCGACGTTCGTGAAATCCATTCGGGTCGCTCCCAAGACTTGACGCCGACCCGCGGTCCGACCGCGGCGCGGGTCGTCACTTCCCGCCGGCCTTCGTGGTGACGCGGAACTCGGCGGGTGGACTGAGAATACCGGCGACGGTGCCCATCGAGTGGACGACGGTGACGAGGGGCGCGAGCGGGACGGCGAGCGCCCAGTGGAGTGCCGACGACCCGTAGTAGGAGACGCCGCGCAGATACCAGTAGGCGGTGAACAGTGCGAGGACGGCGGACGCCGCGGCGAACAGGCCGCCGTGGACGACGGTCACGCCGAGCAGGGAGAGAGGGACTGCCACGAGCGTGACGACGGGGGAGAGCGCCCACGCGTAGTTCCGGACGCGCGTGAGGACGCGGTACCGGACGGGCAGGAGGTCGGCGGCGCGCACGTTCCCGGCGGCCCACCGGCGGCGCTGCTGGAGAATCTCGTAGAGGTTCGGCGGCGCCTCGTTCCGGCAGGTGACGCGGCCGAGTTCGAAGTCGAGGTCGAACCGGCGGGCGGCCGACCAGACGAACGCGGTGTCCTCGACGAGCGTCTCGCGGTTCCACGTCACCTCGTCCTCGACGGACCGCCGGACGGCGATGCCGCCGCCCCACGCGAACAGGGGGATGGAGAGGCGGGCGAACGCGCGCTGTTCGAGCTGGACGCCCATCCGGTAGACGTCCGCGAGGTACGAGAGCACGGAGCCGGTCTGTCGGGGCTGCTCGCGGAGTTGCACGACGTCGGCGTCCGGGAGGCCCTCGAAGGACTCGACGACGCTGTCCTCGTCGAGGTAGAGGACGAACTCGCGGTCGCAGTCGAGGGTGCGGCGCGCCCACTCGATGGCGCGGCCCTTCCGCACGGCGTCACACTCGAAGTCGTCGGGAACGACGTGGACGGAGGCGCCGGCCACGTCGATGGCGTCCTCCGCGACGACGTGGACGTCGTCGAGTTCGTCGGGGAGCGAGTCGACGGTCTGCTGGACGACGGCCGCCGAGTCGATGGTGAGGATGCGGACCTGCACGTCGTCGCCGCCGTGGACGCCGTCGGGCGTCTCGTAGCCGGCGCCGACGACGTACGTCAGGCCGAACCAGACGACGGCGGTGCCCGCGAACAGCAGGGTCGCCGCCCACAGCGTCAGTTCGAAGACGGTCTGTGCGCCCACCGGCAGGCCGAGCGACACGCCGAGGAACACCCCCGGCACGGCGACGAGGAGCGCGCCGGCGGCGGCGAGGAGCGCGGGTCGTTCGAGTCTCATCGTACCCGACCCCAACGGCCAGACGCACTTCAACCGGGAACGCCGTGAAGCCGCGTTGCGGGCGCGACGCCCGCGATTAACGCGAATTAACGCGGGTGAAATTCGGCTTCAGCGCGGTCGGTGCTGGCGGAGCCACGCTCCGTCGGGCGCGAGCGGGGAGGACCGAACCGCGAGCGGGCGAAACCCTCGGGCCCGCCGCACAGAACACTTATCAGAGCGCCCGGCGGAGACGGATTCGTATCGCGCCCCGCACCGAACACCTCCCCCTCGCTCGTGACTGACGAATCTACTTGGTCCCGCTTCCGGACGGCAGTCGCTCGGCGCGTCGGCGTAGACGCGCGTGCGCTCGCCGCGCTCCGGGTCGCGCTCGGCGTGTTGTTGCTCGCCGACCTCGCGTTCCGCGCGCGACACCTCGTCGCGTTCTACACGAACCGGGGCGTCCTCCCGGTCGCCGCGCTCCGCGGGGAGTACGCGGCGTTCGCGGAGTTCTCGCTGCACGCCGCCGGCGGGGTCGGCGTGCAGGCGGCGCTGTTCGCGCTCGCCGCGGTGGCGGCGCTCGCCGTCCTCGCGGGCTACCACACCCGGCTCGCGGTCGTCGCGTCGCTCGTGTTGCTGGCGTCGCTGCACGCCCGCAACCCCGTCGTGTTGAGCGCTGGCGACTCGCTTCTGCGCCGCCTCCTGCTGTGGAGCGTGTTCCTGCCGCTGGGCGCGCGCTGGTCGGTCGACGCGCGACGCGGCGCGCGACGCGACGGGCACGTGGCGAGCGCCGCGACGGCCGGCCTGCTCGTGCAGGTCGTCGTCGTGTACGCGGTCAACGCGGTGGTCAAACTCCGCGGGGACGCGTGGCTCGGCGGCGACGCCATCCGGTACGTGTTCGGCCTCGGCGGCTACACGACGGCGTTCGGCGCCGTCCTCGCCGACTTCCCCGCGGTGCTCGGCGCGCTCTCCCACGGGTGGCTCGCGCTGCTCGTCGCCTCGCCGCTCCTCCTGGTGGTCGTCGGGCGGGCGCGCACCGCGCTGGCGGCCGCCTTCGCGGTCGCACACCTCGGGATGGCCGCCACGATGCACCTCGGCCTGTTCCCGTTCATCTCGGCCGCCGCGCTCATCCCGCTGTTCCCGCCGGCGGTCTGGGACCGCCTCCCCGAGCCCTCGCGCTCGCCGACGGCGGTCCTCGACGACGTGCTACCGGCCGTCTCGGCGCCGCGCGGCGTCTCGGCGCCCGGCCTCCGACGGACGGTCAGCGTGGCCGGCCGCGCGCTCGCGGCGGCGCTCCTCGTGGGCGTGCTCGTCTGGAACGCGGCCGCGCTCGGGTACGCCGACGTGCCGGGCGCG
The nucleotide sequence above comes from Halobacterium litoreum. Encoded proteins:
- a CDS encoding glycosyltransferase family 2 protein, with the translated sequence MRLERPALLAAAGALLVAVPGVFLGVSLGLPVGAQTVFELTLWAATLLFAGTAVVWFGLTYVVGAGYETPDGVHGGDDVQVRILTIDSAAVVQQTVDSLPDELDDVHVVAEDAIDVAGASVHVVPDDFECDAVRKGRAIEWARRTLDCDREFVLYLDEDSVVESFEGLPDADVVQLREQPRQTGSVLSYLADVYRMGVQLEQRAFARLSIPLFAWGGGIAVRRSVEDEVTWNRETLVEDTAFVWSAARRFDLDFELGRVTCRNEAPPNLYEILQQRRRWAAGNVRAADLLPVRYRVLTRVRNYAWALSPVVTLVAVPLSLLGVTVVHGGLFAAASAVLALFTAYWYLRGVSYYGSSALHWALAVPLAPLVTVVHSMGTVAGILSPPAEFRVTTKAGGK
- a CDS encoding long-chain-fatty-acid--CoA ligase, coding for MERPLLVTDFLDRARKYYGDETAVVATTGERYTYDELGDRADRFSAVLQSAGVEQGDRVAVLDPNTHYHLEAAYGAMQAGAVHTPLNYRLTPEDFEYILNDAGVSAIYADYEYAEKVEAVRDDVPVETFVTNDADAVEGDWQDFDSLLADADSDYDRPEMDEGDVVTINYTSGTTGDPKGVCRTHRNETLHAFLVSYHQNVRDTDTYLWTLPMFHVNGWGHIYAVTGAGATHVCTRGVDAESIFDTVREEDVSYLCAAPTVLNMLQNYYDDHDVETTGSADVRAATAGSAPPEATIRTVEDEFGWDLVHVYGATETGPLITTSEAKRLLDDENRYSLKKRQGIGFLGTEVRVVDEDGEDVPWDDETIGEIVVSGNQVMEGYWNKPDATEEAFNERAEGYYHMGDFAVVDENGFVSIQDRKKDIIISGGENISSIELEDALFEHDAVSEVAVIPSPHEDWGETPKAFVVPESGDPDNPGVTKTDLVEFTRENLASYKAVRRVEFVAELPTTATGKVQKYELREEEWEDEDSMVGQG
- a CDS encoding HTTM domain-containing protein encodes the protein MTDESTWSRFRTAVARRVGVDARALAALRVALGVLLLADLAFRARHLVAFYTNRGVLPVAALRGEYAAFAEFSLHAAGGVGVQAALFALAAVAALAVLAGYHTRLAVVASLVLLASLHARNPVVLSAGDSLLRRLLLWSVFLPLGARWSVDARRGARRDGHVASAATAGLLVQVVVVYAVNAVVKLRGDAWLGGDAIRYVFGLGGYTTAFGAVLADFPAVLGALSHGWLALLVASPLLLVVVGRARTALAAAFAVAHLGMAATMHLGLFPFISAAALIPLFPPAVWDRLPEPSRSPTAVLDDVLPAVSAPRGVSAPGLRRTVSVAGRALAAALLVGVLVWNAAALGYADVPGASGVDPGEHRWDMFAPEPRHAYVEYDATGTLASGERVDPMARGFDGMRWRTYLFTLQQPGSEALADDFAGYLCERDGRLASVDVDYVEYTVRLDAPDEGVRRDLVEQSCPGTG